Proteins co-encoded in one Brassica rapa cultivar Chiifu-401-42 chromosome A02, CAAS_Brap_v3.01, whole genome shotgun sequence genomic window:
- the LOC117131961 gene encoding uncharacterized protein LOC117131961, whose protein sequence is MAYSSLWVRWIQCYLIRKNSFWSTKENTSSGSWVWKKLLKLRGLAQQFLRREIRNGECTSFWYESWSRFGPLIEILGERGPLDLGIPNSFSVAEVKRMRRRRNHRVDILNQVEEEIRKLGNQQDEDITLWKHAEGKYMTKFTTSNTWDQIRDTKPICDWSKGVWFSHSTPKYSFMMWVALKGRLQTTDRMMRWNNSINTECVLCNEESESCAHLIFGCRYSENVWRNLAGGLMQDMFTTDWSNLIRIVSKPWLTHIKTFLFRYTLQAAMHTIWWERNARRHGEDPKTMATLTQLVDKNIRLKLLAVKGKGNYLEEGLITWFGTRLDL, encoded by the coding sequence ATGGCATATTCATCATTGTGGGTCAGATGGATTCAGTGTTATTTGATCAGGAAGAACTCGTTCTGGTCGACCAAAGAGAACACAAGTTCTGGATCTTGGGTATGGAAAAAATTACTAAAGTTAAGGGGTCTTGCACAGCAGTTTCTCAGGAGGGAAATCAGAAATGGGGAGTGCACTTCTTTCTGGTATGAGAGTTGGTCTCGATTTGGTCCGTTAATAGAGATACTCGGAGAGAGAGGTCCACTTGATTTGGGGATTCCTAACAGTTTCTCTGTTGCGGAGGTTAAgagaatgagaagaagaagaaatcacaGAGTGGATATTCTTAATCAAGTTGAAGAGGAGATACGTAAACTTGGGAATCAACAAGATGAAGATATTACTCTTTGGAAGCATGCTGAAGGGAAGTATATGACTAAGTTTACAACAAGTAACACTTGGGACCAGATTCGAGATACTAAACCGATTTGTGATTGGAGTAAGGGTGTATGGTTCTCTCATTCTACTCCGAAATACTCGTTCATGATGTGGGTTGCATTGAAGGGGAGGTTGCAGACAACTGATAGAATGATGAGATGGAATAATTCTATAAATACAGAATGTGTCCTGTGCAATGAGGAATCTGAATCATGCGCACACCTTATCTTTGGATGTCGGTATTCAGAGAACGTTTGGAGGAACCTGGCTGGAGGTCTTATGCAAGACATGTTCACTACTGATTGGAGTAACCTGATAAGGATTGTCTCGAAGCCTTGGCTAACGCATATCAAGACTTTCCTCTTCAGATACACTCTACAGGCTGCGATGCACACAATTTGGTGGGAGAGGAATGCTCGTAGGCATGGGGAAGATCCTAAAACCATGGCTACTCTGACACAGCTTGTAGATAAAAATATAAGACTAAAGCTACTTGCAGTGAAAGGGAAGGGAAATTATTTAGAAGAAGGGCTGATTACTTGGTTTGGGACAAGACTAGATTTATGA
- the LOC103853191 gene encoding DExH-box ATP-dependent RNA helicase DExH12, with product MRSWLFSITMQSITPEKKLEIQKLLKPIPEEMNQVFDQLVSFGKLITDFGVAVEFEEDEEESDSDIAQDEELQETGGMQVDAGEGTSLNVQDIDAYWLQRETAIEREENLLKSLYEAARRLKDRTVADRDLESGWFKGQRQMLDLESLAFDQGGFLMANETCVLPPGFYRSRGEGYDELNVPWVSKKVDINEKLVKITEMPAWAQPAFKGMQQLNSVQSKVYETALFKEDNILLCAPTGAGKTNVAMLTILQQIGFNKKGDGTYNHGNYKIVYVTPMKALVTEVVSNLSYRLKDYGVTVKELSGDQSLSGKEIEEAQLIVTTPEKWDIITRKSSDIQLVRLVIIDEIHLLHDNRGPVLESIVARTLRQIDTMKENIRLVGLSATLPNYEDVALFLRVDLKKGLFKFDRSYRPVPLGQQYIGISVQEPLQKFQMMNDLCYQKVLAGAGKHQVLIFVHSRKETAKTAKSIVENAMANDTVSRFLKEDSASREVLLSQIELTKNGDLKKLLPYGFAIHHAGLTRGDREIVEALFGEGHVQVLVSTETLAWSVNLHAHTVIIKGTEVYNPEKGAWMELTPLDVMQMLGHAGRPQYDQYGEGIIITSYSKVQFYLSLMNEQLPIESQFISKLADQLNAEIALGTVQNAREACHWLGYTYLYYRMVRNPTLYGLAPDVLAKDVVLEGRRADLIHSAATILDKNNLVKYDRKSGCFQVTDLGRIASYNCVSHGTIVTYNELLKPTMGAIDLYHLLSLSEEFKYVTIGPDEKMELAKLLGRVMVPNKETLEEPSAKINVLLQAYISQLKLESLSLTSDMVFIGQNAGRLVRALYEIVLKRGWVQLAEKALKMVGRITRKKKKLGYLLLTLDQQITGTLFLVLSTSISSDLI from the coding sequence ATGAGATCTTGGCTCTTCTCAATAACGATGCAGTCAATAACCCCTGAAAAGAAATTGGAGATTCAGAAGCTTCTAAAGCCTATACCTGAGGAGATGAATCAGGTTTTTGATCAGCTTGTTTCCTTTGGGAAATTGATCACCGACTTTGGTGTGGCTGTTGAGTTTGAGGAGGACGAAGAAGAGAGTGATTCTGATATAGCCCAGGATGAAGAACTTCAGGAAACTGGAGGTATGCAGGTGGATGCAGGGGAGGGCACGAGTCTGAACGTTCAGGATATTGATGCATACTGGCTCCAGAGAGAAACAGCGATAGAGAGGGAGGAGAACCTGCTGAAAAGTCTTTATGAAGCAGCCCGGCGTTTGAAGGACAGAACTGTTGCTGATAGAGATTTAGAAAGTGGTTGGTTCAAGGGTCAGCGTCAGATGCTGGACCTGGAGAGCTTGGCTTTTGACCAAGGTGGTTTCCTGATGGCGAATGAGACGTGTGTCCTTCCACCTGGCTTCTACAGAAGTCGTGGCGAGGGATATGATGAACTTAACGTCCCATGGGTTTCTAAAAAGGTGGATATCAATGAGAAGCTTGTGAAGATCACGGAGATGCCAGCTTGGGCTCAACCGGCTTTTAAGGGAATGCAACAGTTGAACAGTGTTCAGAGCAAAGTATATGAGACCGCACTATTTAAGGAAGATAACATTCTTCTTTGTGCTCCAACCGGTGCTGGGAAAACCAATGTTGCCATGCTCACCATTCTCCAGCAAATCGGATTCAATAAGAAGGGTGATGGAACATATAACCATGGAAATTACAAAATTGTCTATGTTACACCCATGAAAGCCCTTGTTACTGAGGTAGTCAGTAACCTGTCTTATCGTCTGAAGGATTATGGAGTTACTGTGAAGGAACTCAGTGGGGATCAGTCTCTTAGTGGGAAAGAAATTGAGGAGGCCCAGTTAATTGTTACCACACCAGAAAAGTGGGATATCATCACCAGGAAGTCTAGTGATATCCAGCTTGTGAGACTTGTTATTATCGATGAAATCCATCTTCTTCATGATAATAGAGGGCCTGTGCTTGAAAGCATTGTCGCTAGAACTCttagacagattgataccatgaaGGAGAATATTCGCTTGGTGGGTTTGTCAGCTACACTGCCAAATTATGAAGATGTGGCCTTATTTTTGCGGGTTGATCTTAAGAAAGGGTTATTTAAGTTCGACCGCAGCTACAGACCAGTGCCTCTTGGTCAGCAGTATATTGGAATCAGTGTGCAAGAACCGTTGCAGAAGTTCCAGATGATGAATGATCTTTGTTATCAGAAAGTGTTGGCTGGTGCTGGAAAGCACCAGGTTCTTATTTTTGTTCATTCGAGGAAGGAGACAGCAAAAACTGCAAAATCAATAGTGGAGAATGCAATGGCTAACGATACCGTCAGCAGATTCTTGAAAGAAGATAGTGCAAGTCGTGAAGTTCTTCTGAGTCAGATTGAACTTACTAAGAATGGTGATCTGAAAAAACTTCTACCTTACGGTTTTGCTATTCATCATGCTGGGCTAACAAGGGGTGATCGGGAGATAGTTGAGGCACTTTTTGGTGAAGGGCATGTGCAAGTCTTGGTTTCCACAGAAACTCTCGCATGGAGTGTGAATTTGCATGCTCATACTGTCATAATCAAAGGAACCGAGGTCTATAATCCTGAGAAAGGGGCGTGGATGGAACTCACTCCCCTGGATGTTATGCAGATGCTTGGTCATGCTGGAAGACCTCAGTATGATCAATATGGGGAAGGTATAATTATCACTAGCTACAGCAAGGTGCAGTTTTATCTTTCTTTGATGAATGAGCAACTACCTATTGAAAGCCAGTTTATTTCAAAACTTGCTGATCAGCTTAATGCTGAAATTGCGCTTGGAACGGTTCAGAATGCTAGAGAGGCTTGCCATTGGCTTGGCTATACGTATCTATATTACCGTATGGTTCGTAATCCAACGCTTTATGGGTTAGCGCCTGATGTCCTTGCAAAAGACGTAGTGTTGGAGGGAAGAAGAGCTGACCTGATACACTCAGCTGCTACTATCTTGGACAAAAACAACTTGGTTAAGTATGACAGGAAAAGTGGATGTTTCCAAGTTACTGATCTGGGAAGGATTGCTAGCTACAACTGTGTAAGTCATGGGACCATAGTTACGTACAATGAGCTTTTGAAGCCAACGATGGGTGCTATAGATCTTTATCATCTGCTATCACTGAGTGAGGAGTTCAAGTATGTGACTATTGGGCCAGATGAGAAGATGGAACTGGCGAAACTTTTGGGTCGTGTCATGGTTCCGAACAAGGAAACTCTGGAGGAGCCCAGTGCAAAGATTAATGTTTTGTTACAGGCATACATTTCACAGCTTAAGCTTGAGAGTCTTTCTTTGACATCAGACATGGTTTTTATAGGTCAGAACGCTGGACGTCTTGTACGAGCTCTCTATGAAATTGTATTGAAACGCGGATGGGTTCAACTGGCTGAGAAAGCTCTGAAAATGGTTGGGAGGattactagaaaaaaaaaaaaattaggctaTTTGCTATTGACTCTAGATCAGCAGATTACTGGTACCTTGTTTCTAGTTCTGTCAACTAGCATCTCAAGCGACTTGATTTAA
- the LOC103853193 gene encoding extensin isoform X3, translated as MHTHTIRYMYIYIERKIREDKFSSYFALLPLGKDLASLLDFILKPMESNRAITTICILLCLFLSASFFTYSVDARKLVGHERDSKKKPKKLIIKALKHTSMLEKMMTQLNLAQPLDYSTTSCNTQPNNVSATLTLSPYVPLAPLSVPENASPFCVNPPNTPLNSPPSSSYPELSPPPGPINVPNPAESSSNPNSNPNTPDSTSNPNSIPNPPETSSSNPNPPVTVPNPPESSSNPNPPESSLNPNPPVTVPNPPDISSPNPPETVPSPSVPGYTPGPSGPISGPPYSEPGPSTPTDTPTPSGNIPTPSSGFLPPIVYPPPMVPPPPSVTPTSAYWCVAKPSVPDPIIQEAMNFACGSGADCHSIQPNGACFKPNTLWAHASYAFNSYWQRTKGSGGSCSFGGTGMLVTVDPSFNGCHFDFF; from the exons ATGCATACACACACAAtaagatatatgtatatatatatagaaagaaaGATTAGAGAAGATAAATTTTCAAGTTATTTTGCTCTTCTTCCACTTGGTAAAGATTTAGCATCTCTTCTGGACTTCATCTTAAAACCCATGGAATCAAATAGAGCTATCACAACCATTTGTATTCTCCTTTGTCTCTTTCTCTCGGCCAGCTTCTTCACTTATTCTG tAGATGCAAGAAAACTTGTGGGGCATGAGAGAGACTCAAAGAAGAAGCCAAAGAAGCTGATCATCAAAGCATTAAAACATACATCAATGTTAGAGAAAATGATGACACAACTCAATCTAGCTCAGCCTTTGGATTACTCAACAACATCCTGCAACACTCAACCTAATAATGTTAGTGCAACTCTCACTCTATCTCCCTATGTTCCACTTGCCCCACTGTCAGTTCCCGAAAATGCCTCTCCTTTTTGCGTCAATCCTCCAAATACTCCGCTAAACTCACCTCCTTCCTCCTCCTACCCTGAACTTAGCCCACCTCCAGGCCCAATCAATGTACCTAACCCAGCTGAATCATCTTCTAATCCGAACTCGAACCCAAACACACCTGACTCCACCTCAAACCCAAACTCAATTCCAAACCCACCTGAAACATCCTCCTCTAACCCGAACCCACCTGTTACCGTTCCTAACCCACCCGAATCATCTTCTAACCCAAACCCACCAGAATCATCATTAAACCCCAACCCACCCGTTACAGTCCCAAACCCACCGGACATTTCCAGTCCAAACCCGCCAGAGACCGTTCCTAGCCCTTCAGTACCTGGTTATACACCAGGCCCATCAGGACCCATTTCAGGCCCACCTTACTCCGAGCCAGGCCCATCAACCCCGACCGACACTCCTACACCGTCTGGTAATATTCCAACCCCATCATCAGGGTTTTTACCTCCGATCGTCTATCCGCCTCCTATGGTACCACCGCCACCAAGCGTGACTCCGACCTCGGCTTACTGGTGCGTTGCTAAGCCTTCAGTGCCTGACCCAATCATCCAAGAAGCCATGAATTTTGCATGTGGGTCAGGAGCTGATTGCCATTCAATTCAGCCCAATGGGGCATGCTTTAAACCCAATACATTGTGGGCCCATGCTTCATACGCCTTCAATAGCTATTGGCAGCGGACCAAAGGCTCTGGTGGGTCGTGCTCGTTCGGCGGCACCGGCATGCTTGTCACCGTCGACCCaa GCTTTAATGGGTGCCATTTTGATTTCTTCTAA
- the LOC103853193 gene encoding extensin isoform X2, protein MHTHTIRYMYIYIERKIREDKFSSYFALLPLGKDLASLLDFILKPMESNRAITTICILLCLFLSASFFTYSDARKLVGHERDSKKKPKKLIIKALKHTSMLEKMMTQLNLAQPLDYSTTSCNTQPNNVSATLTLSPYVPLAPLSVPENASPFCVNPPNTPLNSPPSSSYPELSPPPGPINVPNPAESSSNPNSNPNTPDSTSNPNSIPNPPETSSSNPNPPVTVPNPPESSSNPNPPESSLNPNPPVTVPNPPDISSPNPPETVPSPSVPGYTPGPSGPISGPPYSEPGPSTPTDTPTPSGNIPTPSSGFLPPIVYPPPMVPPPPSVTPTSAYWCVAKPSVPDPIIQEAMNFACGSGADCHSIQPNGACFKPNTLWAHASYAFNSYWQRTKGSGGSCSFGGTGMLVTVDPSKIFTYIFHYSS, encoded by the exons ATGCATACACACACAAtaagatatatgtatatatatatagaaagaaaGATTAGAGAAGATAAATTTTCAAGTTATTTTGCTCTTCTTCCACTTGGTAAAGATTTAGCATCTCTTCTGGACTTCATCTTAAAACCCATGGAATCAAATAGAGCTATCACAACCATTTGTATTCTCCTTTGTCTCTTTCTCTCGGCCAGCTTCTTCACTTATTCTG ATGCAAGAAAACTTGTGGGGCATGAGAGAGACTCAAAGAAGAAGCCAAAGAAGCTGATCATCAAAGCATTAAAACATACATCAATGTTAGAGAAAATGATGACACAACTCAATCTAGCTCAGCCTTTGGATTACTCAACAACATCCTGCAACACTCAACCTAATAATGTTAGTGCAACTCTCACTCTATCTCCCTATGTTCCACTTGCCCCACTGTCAGTTCCCGAAAATGCCTCTCCTTTTTGCGTCAATCCTCCAAATACTCCGCTAAACTCACCTCCTTCCTCCTCCTACCCTGAACTTAGCCCACCTCCAGGCCCAATCAATGTACCTAACCCAGCTGAATCATCTTCTAATCCGAACTCGAACCCAAACACACCTGACTCCACCTCAAACCCAAACTCAATTCCAAACCCACCTGAAACATCCTCCTCTAACCCGAACCCACCTGTTACCGTTCCTAACCCACCCGAATCATCTTCTAACCCAAACCCACCAGAATCATCATTAAACCCCAACCCACCCGTTACAGTCCCAAACCCACCGGACATTTCCAGTCCAAACCCGCCAGAGACCGTTCCTAGCCCTTCAGTACCTGGTTATACACCAGGCCCATCAGGACCCATTTCAGGCCCACCTTACTCCGAGCCAGGCCCATCAACCCCGACCGACACTCCTACACCGTCTGGTAATATTCCAACCCCATCATCAGGGTTTTTACCTCCGATCGTCTATCCGCCTCCTATGGTACCACCGCCACCAAGCGTGACTCCGACCTCGGCTTACTGGTGCGTTGCTAAGCCTTCAGTGCCTGACCCAATCATCCAAGAAGCCATGAATTTTGCATGTGGGTCAGGAGCTGATTGCCATTCAATTCAGCCCAATGGGGCATGCTTTAAACCCAATACATTGTGGGCCCATGCTTCATACGCCTTCAATAGCTATTGGCAGCGGACCAAAGGCTCTGGTGGGTCGTGCTCGTTCGGCGGCACCGGCATGCTTGTCACCGTCGACCCaagtaaaatatttacatatatatttcattattCATCATAG
- the LOC103853193 gene encoding extensin isoform X1, with translation MHTHTIRYMYIYIERKIREDKFSSYFALLPLGKDLASLLDFILKPMESNRAITTICILLCLFLSASFFTYSVDARKLVGHERDSKKKPKKLIIKALKHTSMLEKMMTQLNLAQPLDYSTTSCNTQPNNVSATLTLSPYVPLAPLSVPENASPFCVNPPNTPLNSPPSSSYPELSPPPGPINVPNPAESSSNPNSNPNTPDSTSNPNSIPNPPETSSSNPNPPVTVPNPPESSSNPNPPESSLNPNPPVTVPNPPDISSPNPPETVPSPSVPGYTPGPSGPISGPPYSEPGPSTPTDTPTPSGNIPTPSSGFLPPIVYPPPMVPPPPSVTPTSAYWCVAKPSVPDPIIQEAMNFACGSGADCHSIQPNGACFKPNTLWAHASYAFNSYWQRTKGSGGSCSFGGTGMLVTVDPSKIFTYIFHYSS, from the exons ATGCATACACACACAAtaagatatatgtatatatatatagaaagaaaGATTAGAGAAGATAAATTTTCAAGTTATTTTGCTCTTCTTCCACTTGGTAAAGATTTAGCATCTCTTCTGGACTTCATCTTAAAACCCATGGAATCAAATAGAGCTATCACAACCATTTGTATTCTCCTTTGTCTCTTTCTCTCGGCCAGCTTCTTCACTTATTCTG tAGATGCAAGAAAACTTGTGGGGCATGAGAGAGACTCAAAGAAGAAGCCAAAGAAGCTGATCATCAAAGCATTAAAACATACATCAATGTTAGAGAAAATGATGACACAACTCAATCTAGCTCAGCCTTTGGATTACTCAACAACATCCTGCAACACTCAACCTAATAATGTTAGTGCAACTCTCACTCTATCTCCCTATGTTCCACTTGCCCCACTGTCAGTTCCCGAAAATGCCTCTCCTTTTTGCGTCAATCCTCCAAATACTCCGCTAAACTCACCTCCTTCCTCCTCCTACCCTGAACTTAGCCCACCTCCAGGCCCAATCAATGTACCTAACCCAGCTGAATCATCTTCTAATCCGAACTCGAACCCAAACACACCTGACTCCACCTCAAACCCAAACTCAATTCCAAACCCACCTGAAACATCCTCCTCTAACCCGAACCCACCTGTTACCGTTCCTAACCCACCCGAATCATCTTCTAACCCAAACCCACCAGAATCATCATTAAACCCCAACCCACCCGTTACAGTCCCAAACCCACCGGACATTTCCAGTCCAAACCCGCCAGAGACCGTTCCTAGCCCTTCAGTACCTGGTTATACACCAGGCCCATCAGGACCCATTTCAGGCCCACCTTACTCCGAGCCAGGCCCATCAACCCCGACCGACACTCCTACACCGTCTGGTAATATTCCAACCCCATCATCAGGGTTTTTACCTCCGATCGTCTATCCGCCTCCTATGGTACCACCGCCACCAAGCGTGACTCCGACCTCGGCTTACTGGTGCGTTGCTAAGCCTTCAGTGCCTGACCCAATCATCCAAGAAGCCATGAATTTTGCATGTGGGTCAGGAGCTGATTGCCATTCAATTCAGCCCAATGGGGCATGCTTTAAACCCAATACATTGTGGGCCCATGCTTCATACGCCTTCAATAGCTATTGGCAGCGGACCAAAGGCTCTGGTGGGTCGTGCTCGTTCGGCGGCACCGGCATGCTTGTCACCGTCGACCCaagtaaaatatttacatatatatttcattattCATCATAG
- the LOC103853194 gene encoding 2-dehydro-3-deoxyphosphooctonate aldolase 1: protein MAATSPLYNQLKDAEPFFLLAGPNVIESEEHILRMAKHIKHIATKVGLPLVFKSSFDKANRTSSKSFRGPGMAEGLKILEKVKVAYDLPIVTDVHESIQCEEVGKVADIIQIPAFLCRQTDLLVAAAQTGKIINIKKGQFCAPSVMNNSAEKIRLAGNPNVMVCERGTMFGYNDLIVDPRNFEWMREANCPVVADITHALQQPAGKKLEGGGVASGGLRELIPCIARTAVAVGVDGIFMEVHDDPLSAPVDGPTQWPLRHLEELLEELIAIARVTKGKQQFQIDLTPFRD from the exons ATGGCGGCAACATCACCACTCTACAATCAGCTCaag GATGCTGAACCGTTCTTCTTGTTGGCTGGTCCAAATGTGATCGAATCCGAGGAGCATATCCTTCGAATGGCAAAGCACATCAAACACATTGCCACaaa AGTTGGGTTGCCTCTGGTTTTCAAGTCAAGTTTTGATAAGGCTAACAGAACTTCTTCTAAGTCCTTCCGAGGTCCTGGCATGGCTGAGGGTCTCAAG ATTCTTGAGAAGGTGAAAGTAGCATATGACCTGCCAATAGTGACTGATGTTCATGAATCGATCCAG TGTGAAGAAGTTGGCAAGGTTGCAGATATAATTCAGATACCAGCATTCTTATGTCGCCAG ACAGATCTTCTGGTTGCGGCAGCTCAAACCGGAAAAATTATCAATATCAAGAAAGGACAGTTCTGTGCTCCTTCT GTAATGAATAATTCGGCAGAGAAGATCAGACTTGCTGGGAATCCAAATGTGATGGTTTGTGAAAGAGGAACCATGTTTGGATACA ATGATTTGATAGTAGATCCACGAAACTTTGAATGGATGAGGGAAGCTAATTGTCCTGTT GTTGCTGATATAACCCATGCACTACAACAACCTGCAGGCAAAAAG TTGGAGGGTGGAGGTGTTGCTAGTGGAGGACTACGTGAGTTGATACCCTGCATTGCAAGAACTGCTGTAGCAGTTGGTGTTGATGGAATTTTCATGGAG GTTCATGATGATCCTCTAAGTGCTCCAGTTGATGGTCCAACTCAATGG CCTTTGCGTCATTTAGAAGAACTCCTAGAAGAGCTCATCGCCATTGCT AGGGTCACAAAAGGGAAGCAGCAGTTCCAGATCGATCTCACACCGTTCCGCGATTAG
- the LOC103853196 gene encoding glyceraldehyde-3-phosphate dehydrogenase GAPCP1, chloroplastic — protein sequence MASSSPLRSAAASVATPFSYDHSKVSASHGFSRSFTSSRFSGAAGPSLSLQKCNARLQPIKATATQAPPAVQRSSSTGKTKVGINGFGRIGRLVLRIATSRDDIDVVAVNDPFIDAKYMAYMLKYDSTHGNFKGTINVIDESTLEINGKKVNVVSKRDPAEIPWADLGADYVVESSGVFTTLSKAASHLKGGAKKVIISAPSADAPMFVVGVNEKTYQPNMDIVSNASCTTNCLAPLAKVVHEEFGILEGLMTTVHATTATQKTVDGPSMKDWRGGRGASQNIIPSSTGAAKAVGKVLPELNGKLTGMAFRVPTPNVSVVDLTCRLEKGASYEDVKAAIKFASEGPLKGILGYTDEDVVSNDFVGDSRSSIFDANAGIGLSKSFVKLVSWYDNEWGYSNRVLDLIEHMAMVAASR from the exons ATGGCCTCCTCTTCTCCCCTCAGATCCGCCGCCGCCTCGGTCGCTACCCCTTTCTCGTATGATCATTCTAAG GTTTCCGCAAGCCATGGATTCAGTCGCAGCTTCACATCGTCAAGATTTTCTGGTGCTGCTGGGCCATCTTTGTCTCTACA AAAATGCAATGCAAGATTGCAACCCATCAAGGCCACGGCTACGCAAGCTCCACCTGCAGTTCAAA GGTCAAGTAGCACTGGAAAGACTAAGGTTGGGATCAACG GTTTTGGTCGGATTGGAAGGTTGGTCCTCCGCATTGCAACATCCAGGGATGATATTGACGTTGTGGCAGTCAATGACCCCTTCATTGATGCCAAGTACATG GCTTACATGTTGAAGTACGATTCTACTCATGGGAATTTCAAGGGAACCATCAATGTCATTGATGAATCTACCTTGGAGATCAATGGGAAGAAGGTCAATGTTGTCAGCAAGAG AGATCCAGCTGAGATCCCTTGGGCTGATCTTGGAGCTGACTATGTTGTTGAGTCTTCAGGTGTATTCACCACCCTGTCAAAGGCTGCTTCCCATTTGAAG GGTGGTGCAAAGAAAGTAATCATTTCTGCCCCTTCAGCTGATGCACCCATGTTTGTTGTTGGGGTTAATGAGAAGACATACCAACCAAACATGGATATAGTCTCCAATGCAAGTTGTACCACCAATTGTCTTGCACCTCTTGCTAAG GTGGTGCATGAAGAATTTGGTATTCTTGAAGGCTTGATGACAACTGTCCATGCAACCACTG CTACTCAGAAAACTGTTGATGGACCATCAATGAAGGACTGGAGAGGAGGCCGGGGAGCTAGTCAAAACATCATTCCTAGCTCTACCGGTGCTGCAAAG GCTGTAGGTAAAGTTCTGCCAGAACTGAACGGGAAACTTACTGGAATGGCATTCCGTGTACCAACACCAAACGTTTCCGTTGTGGATTTAACTTGTCGACTTGAGAAAGGTGCATCTTACGAAGATGTTAAAGCCGCCATTAA GTTTGCTTCAGAAGGGCCTCTAAAAGGAATTCTCGGGTATACTGATGAAGATGTAGTCTCCAATGACTTCGTGGGTGATTCAAG GTCAAGTATCTTTGACGCCAATGCGGGGATTGGATTGAGCAAGTCCTTTGTGAAACTTGTCTCTTGGTACGACAACGAATGGGGTTACAG CAACCGAGTGCTTGACCTTATAGAGCACATGGCTATGGTAGCAGCCAGCCGCTAA